In the Candidatus Binatia bacterium genome, AGTGAAAGAGCAGCGCCGGCGCGAACTCCGGGTCGAGCCGCTCGAGCCCGGTCCCCGCGGCGTAGTGCTCCACCTCCTCCCGCGTCACCACCACCTGACGTCCGCCGAGGTCCTGGCCGACGTGCACCTCGCCCGGCGAGAAGAATCCGTTGCTCATGTGCGCGGATCGTGCGGAGCCGCGACGCCCGGGTCAAGCTGCGCGCGTCGCACGCACGGCGGAGAGCGCCGCGACCGCGGTCAGGTTGCACACGAAGAAGGCCGTGAACACGGCCGCGTAGCTGCCCGACGCGTCGAACACCGCGCCCGCGACGATCGGCCCGAGCACGCCGCCCGGGACGAGCGTCAGCAGCAGCAGGCCGTAGATCCTGCCGAGATACGCCGTGCCGAAGCGCCGTCCGACGAGCAGCGGGATGACGACGTCCTCGGCCGCGGTCGCGGCGCCGTGCAGGATCAGGAAGAGCGGGATCGCGAACGGCACCTCGGGCACGAGCAGCAGCGCCGAGGCGATCGCGATGACGACGAAGTTGCCGACCGTCGCCGCCCGCGGTCCGACGCGGTCGGCGAGCGTCCCCGCGCCGAGCTTGCCGACGATGCCGATGCCCACCGTCAAGCTGAATCCGAGCGCCGCCTCGCCGTGCGCCCAGCCGAGATCCGACAGGTACGCGACGAGGTGCGTGTTGACGCCGAGCCTGTAGAGGTAGAACGCGAGCAGCACCCAGAGCAGCAGCCAGAAGTCGCGCTGGCGGACGGCGCCCGCGACGTCGTCGGAGGACGCGAGCTGGGCCGCTGGTGCGGCCGCGTCGGCGCCACGCGCGCGCGTCGCGCGGTGCTCGCTCGCCGCGGACGCGCCACCGTCGGCCTGCGCCGTCGTGCTCTCCCGTCGCGCGCGCGGCGGCGACACCAGCAGCGCGAACGGCAGGAGCAGCAGCCACAGCGTGCCGCCGATCGTCGCGAGCGCCGCACGCCAGCCGCTCTCGGCGGCGAGCGCCGCGGCCGTCGACGCGCCGAGCGCGCCGCCGATGTTCGAGCCGATGTAGACCACCCCGAGCGCGAGCCCGCGGCGCGCGTCGAAGCGTCCCGCGATCGCGCTCGCGGTGGGCAGGTCGCCGAGGCACGCGACGCCGACGCCGATCCCGACCGCGACGACGTAGAACTGCCAGACCTCTTCCATGCGCGACGCGCCGAGCAGCGTGGCGCTCATGATCAGGCTGCCCGCGACCAGCACGAGGCGCGGCCCGCGCCGGTCCGAGAGCCAGCCGACCAACGGTCCCGCGAGCGCGACGAAGAGGCTCGTGATCGGGTTCGCCGCCGCGTAGATCGTGCGCGACCAGCCGAGGTCTTCCGCGACCGGCTTGAGGAACACCGGGAAGAGGTAGCCGCCGACGCCCATGCCGACCTGGCAGACCAGGCAGGCGAGCACCACGAGCCCGTCGCGCCAGCGAGCGTGCGCGCTCAAGGCATGCCCATGTCGCGGCGCAGGGCGGCGAACTCCTCCGTCCAGCGGCCGTCGGCCGCGCGCACGACGAGCGGCGGCGCGTGGCGGACGGACCCGGCGCTCGCGCCGTCCGCGTCCTTGCCGGCGTCGGCGTTCGCACTGCCGTCGGCGTCGAGCACCGCGTCGTCGCGTCGGCGCATGACGTGCACCGCGAGCAGCGGCGGCTTGCCCGCGCGCGGCACGACGTCGCGGCTCTCCGTCAAGCACAATCCAGCAGCGTGCGCCGCGGCGGCGACCCGCGGCGTCTGCGCGCCGCCCGCGCAGGCGACGAACACGCCGCCCGGCGCGAGCAGCCGCGCGGCGGCCCGGCAGTAGTCCTCGATGCCGCCGCGCTGCTCGATGCGGCACGGACCGCGCTGCGGGCGCGGCGACACGCGCCCGGCGCCCGGCGGAACGTACGGCGGCGTGCCGGTGACGAGGTCGAACACCGCCCCCTCCGGGACGAGCGTCGGATCGCGCAGGTCGCCGTGCCGGACCTCGACGCGGTCGTCGGCGCCGTTGCCGGCGAGCGAGCGGCGCGCGAGGTCGACGCTCAGCTGCTGCGCCTCGACGCCGACGCCGCGCGCGTGCGGGAAGCGCCACGCGAGCAGCATGAGCACCGAGCCGATGCCGCAGCCGAGGTCGATGAAGCGCGCGGGCGGAGCATCCGCGCGGGCCGACGCCGCGCGCCAGGCGGTGACCAGGTCGTCGAGCGACCAGCGGTGGCCGTCGAGCCGCTGCAGGATGCGCCAGTCGCCGGCGAGAAAGCACAGATCCTCGCCCGCGCGCGGCGCGAGCGCCGGATCGTCCCAGCGCGCGGGACGCGGTCCGCGCGCGACGAAGCCGCGCGGCCGGCGCGGCGTGCGCACGAGCCCGCCCGCCGGGCTCGGCTCAGCCGCGCGCACCTCGCGCTCTCCTCTCAACCGCGCGCACGGTGCGCTTTCCATTCGGGCGCGCCGCCGCGCGCTCTCCTTCCGCCGCACGAGCGCTGCGCTCTCGTCCGGGCGCCTGCCGCGTGCGGCCCGGGGAGCTCACGAGCGCGCGCAGCTCGGCGATCTCGTCGCGGTACGCCTCGGCGACCGTCGGCTGGCCGGGCAGCTCCTCGCGCGGCGCGACGCAGCCGATCTTGAGCGCGTGCGGCTGCAGCGTGACGCGCACGCCGTCGCGGTCGCGCACCAGCGTCAGCGGCCAGTGCCGGCACGCGGCGGGCTTGTACGCCGGCACCGGACGTCCGGTTTGCAGCGCGACGTGGTGGATCGAGCACAGCGCGTGCTTGCGGGTGCGGAAGAGAAACGGACACGCGCCGTCGTCGTCCGCCTCGATCAGCAGGTCCGGCGGCTCCTCGTCGACGAACACGTTCGCGTAGCCGTCCGCCTCGCGCAGCGACGGCACGAGCTCCGCGAGCTCGTCCATCAGCGTGTCGATGGCGCGCACCTCGCGCCGCGACACCTCGACCGTGAGCCCGACGCAGCAGGTGCGGTCGCGCGGACAGCCGTTGGGCCAGCAGCGGTAGGCGTAGCGCTCGAGCACGGGGTCGAGGACGAAGCGTGTGGCACCGGCGCGGACGGAACGCACGGCGCCGTGTTTACCGCGCAACTTGCCGCGCGGCGAGCAGCGGGAGGCGGCCGCCAGGCGACCCGCCACGCCGCGCTGGATCGAGGTTTGACGGGGCGGGTGCGATCCGTTTCCCTGCCGGCCCATGATCGAGTGGTCCGAACAGCACCTCATGCTC is a window encoding:
- a CDS encoding MFS transporter, yielding MSAHARWRDGLVVLACLVCQVGMGVGGYLFPVFLKPVAEDLGWSRTIYAAANPITSLFVALAGPLVGWLSDRRGPRLVLVAGSLIMSATLLGASRMEEVWQFYVVAVGIGVGVACLGDLPTASAIAGRFDARRGLALGVVYIGSNIGGALGASTAAALAAESGWRAALATIGGTLWLLLLPFALLVSPPRARRESTTAQADGGASAASEHRATRARGADAAAPAAQLASSDDVAGAVRQRDFWLLLWVLLAFYLYRLGVNTHLVAYLSDLGWAHGEAALGFSLTVGIGIVGKLGAGTLADRVGPRAATVGNFVVIAIASALLLVPEVPFAIPLFLILHGAATAAEDVVIPLLVGRRFGTAYLGRIYGLLLLTLVPGGVLGPIVAGAVFDASGSYAAVFTAFFVCNLTAVAALSAVRATRAA
- a CDS encoding methyltransferase domain-containing protein, producing MRAAEPSPAGGLVRTPRRPRGFVARGPRPARWDDPALAPRAGEDLCFLAGDWRILQRLDGHRWSLDDLVTAWRAASARADAPPARFIDLGCGIGSVLMLLAWRFPHARGVGVEAQQLSVDLARRSLAGNGADDRVEVRHGDLRDPTLVPEGAVFDLVTGTPPYVPPGAGRVSPRPQRGPCRIEQRGGIEDYCRAAARLLAPGGVFVACAGGAQTPRVAAAAHAAGLCLTESRDVVPRAGKPPLLAVHVMRRRDDAVLDADGSANADAGKDADGASAGSVRHAPPLVVRAADGRWTEEFAALRRDMGMP